In one Pirellulales bacterium genomic region, the following are encoded:
- a CDS encoding aminotransferase class IV, with the protein MPQPRNEPVAFLNGRFVPQSSAMIPVYDAGFMLGATVSEQLRTFQGRLFRLDEHLARLEGSLAIVGNPLPMPLAELASIAQELVARNHKLLPAGDDLGLSMFVTPGPYATLAGRDAKGAGPTVGLHTYPLPFQLWRDKYESGEKLATPQIRQVPSECWPAQLKCRSRMHYYLADKEANRAQPGSRALMLDLSGNVLETSTANLLVYHAARGITIPPLATVLLGISLAATLEIAAARQLKVSEAPLSIEDVETADEVLLASTPYCLLPATRVNDSIIGGGQPGAVYHSLLSGWNELAGFDIAEQARSVSIEAR; encoded by the coding sequence ATGCCGCAACCCCGTAACGAGCCCGTGGCGTTTTTAAACGGACGTTTTGTTCCGCAATCGTCGGCCATGATCCCGGTCTACGACGCCGGGTTCATGCTGGGGGCGACGGTTTCCGAGCAGCTGCGCACATTTCAGGGGCGATTGTTCCGTCTCGACGAACATCTTGCACGACTCGAGGGTTCGCTGGCCATCGTCGGCAACCCGCTTCCGATGCCGCTCGCCGAATTAGCCTCGATCGCCCAGGAGCTGGTCGCGCGAAATCACAAGCTGCTGCCTGCCGGAGATGACCTTGGCCTGTCGATGTTCGTTACACCCGGTCCGTACGCAACGCTGGCGGGGCGCGACGCCAAGGGCGCAGGACCAACCGTTGGGCTGCATACGTACCCGCTCCCCTTTCAACTGTGGCGCGATAAATACGAATCCGGTGAGAAACTGGCAACGCCACAGATACGCCAAGTGCCGTCCGAATGTTGGCCGGCGCAATTAAAATGCCGCAGCCGCATGCACTACTACCTGGCTGACAAAGAGGCCAATCGCGCGCAGCCTGGCAGCCGGGCGTTGATGTTGGACCTATCGGGAAACGTGTTAGAAACGTCAACCGCGAACTTGCTCGTCTATCACGCGGCGCGCGGGATAACTATTCCTCCCCTGGCGACTGTCCTGCTGGGCATCAGCCTCGCAGCGACCCTCGAAATCGCCGCTGCGCGACAACTCAAGGTCAGCGAGGCGCCGCTCTCGATCGAGGATGTCGAAACCGCGGACGAAGTCCTACTAGCCAGTACGCCGTACTGCTTGCTCCCCGCCACGCGCGTCAACGACAGCATCATCGGCGGCGGACAGCCCGGCGCGGTTTATCATTCGCTGCTGTCAGGCTGGAACGAACTGGCAGGTTTCGACATCGCCGAACAGGCACGGAGTGTTTCGATCGAAGCGCGATGA
- a CDS encoding ABC transporter substrate-binding protein, producing MNTLQDFAQARALKYILPAVVLFGCLAGAGAAAELPIIVPDRDNLQFMSFWVAKGAGYFADEGVELRLLVPEQPNQAQRMVLAGEADCAVLPPPMYLELIAKKFPWVLVANLLENDAINLVVRRSIVEERKLDLNASLKDRLTGLAGLRIGVAPNPPTRLRALFRSVGLDADQVIKMVIYRGQEQNEAFGDGRVDALYAHTPYLEKALVDQDAIMVVNQSNGEVPKLAVRQIHALVVSQRMVAEKRETVTGLVRAIARAETLIHGDRPAAVAAILREFPDMERRHVEKVVEVYQTAIPTSPRVSSKGFQAALELFPASRQPPDLSGLDLNEFVAPEFADAVAESTVRPDK from the coding sequence ATGAACACGCTTCAAGATTTTGCTCAAGCACGAGCCTTAAAATACATTTTGCCGGCCGTGGTCCTGTTCGGTTGTCTGGCGGGGGCTGGCGCTGCCGCGGAGTTGCCGATCATCGTTCCCGATCGGGACAATTTGCAATTCATGAGCTTTTGGGTCGCCAAGGGGGCGGGCTATTTCGCCGACGAAGGAGTCGAGCTGCGGCTACTTGTGCCCGAGCAGCCGAATCAAGCGCAGCGCATGGTACTGGCCGGCGAGGCCGATTGCGCGGTGTTGCCTCCGCCGATGTATCTGGAACTGATCGCGAAGAAGTTTCCCTGGGTGCTGGTGGCGAACCTGCTGGAGAATGATGCGATCAATCTCGTTGTGCGCCGCAGCATCGTGGAAGAGCGCAAGCTGGATCTGAATGCCTCGTTGAAGGATCGACTGACGGGACTAGCTGGGTTGCGAATCGGTGTCGCGCCGAACCCTCCGACCCGATTGCGTGCCCTGTTCCGCAGCGTCGGATTGGACGCCGATCAGGTGATCAAGATGGTGATCTATCGCGGCCAGGAACAGAACGAGGCCTTCGGCGACGGGCGCGTCGACGCGCTCTACGCTCACACTCCTTACCTGGAAAAGGCGCTCGTGGACCAGGACGCGATCATGGTGGTGAATCAGTCCAACGGGGAAGTGCCGAAGCTGGCCGTGCGTCAGATTCACGCGCTGGTGGTGTCGCAAAGGATGGTGGCCGAGAAACGAGAAACCGTCACGGGCTTGGTGCGGGCGATTGCCCGTGCGGAGACGTTGATTCATGGCGACCGTCCGGCCGCGGTCGCGGCGATCCTGCGCGAGTTCCCAGATATGGAACGTCGACACGTGGAAAAAGTGGTCGAAGTCTATCAGACGGCGATCCCCACCTCGCCGCGTGTCAGCTCCAAAGGTTTTCAGGCAGCGCTTGAGCTATTTCCGGCCAGCCGGCAACCGCCCGATCTATCGGGCCTGGATCTGAACGAGTTCGTCGCACCTGAGTTCGCCGACGCCGTGGCCGAATCGACAGTGCGTCCGGACAAGTAA
- a CDS encoding DNRLRE domain-containing protein: MKTLKTAAPIMTLFLVFSQGIATWAASITLTPDKDNTIIQATDPSAQLSNGLGDIFVGRTNQDGSGPAVTSIRRGLVHFNVAGSSIPAGAVITGVSFKITNVMTNNGDQTLSLNDVSQNWGQGTSDFNGGVGAPATQNDATWLYTFYNATTPSTSPTWTTPGGSFSSTASATALAPGGQSGNVISFSSTQLIADVQSWLNSPTSNFGWAILGNESTGQTAKRLNSSESANSPQLIINYTVPEPTSVALAAMGLLSMLVVAKRRAL, encoded by the coding sequence ATGAAGACGCTCAAAACCGCCGCACCGATCATGACGTTGTTCCTGGTTTTTTCCCAAGGAATCGCCACCTGGGCCGCTTCGATCACGCTCACGCCGGATAAGGATAATACGATCATCCAGGCGACCGATCCGAGTGCGCAGCTCAGTAATGGCCTGGGAGATATTTTCGTCGGACGTACGAATCAAGATGGCAGCGGGCCAGCCGTAACGAGTATCCGCCGTGGGTTGGTACACTTCAACGTCGCCGGCAGCAGCATTCCCGCCGGCGCGGTGATCACGGGCGTTTCGTTCAAGATCACAAACGTGATGACCAATAACGGCGATCAAACCTTGTCGCTGAATGACGTATCGCAAAACTGGGGGCAGGGCACTTCGGACTTCAATGGCGGTGTGGGTGCGCCCGCGACGCAAAATGACGCAACCTGGTTGTACACCTTCTACAATGCGACAACTCCTTCGACGAGTCCGACCTGGACGACCCCCGGCGGCTCCTTCAGCTCGACGGCCTCGGCCACGGCGCTAGCGCCCGGAGGACAGTCCGGAAACGTGATTTCGTTTTCCAGCACGCAATTGATCGCCGACGTGCAGAGCTGGTTGAACAGTCCGACCAGCAACTTCGGTTGGGCCATCCTCGGCAACGAATCGACGGGGCAAACCGCCAAGCGGCTTAACAGCAGCGAATCGGCCAATTCTCCGCAACTGATCATCAACTACACCGTTCCGGAACCAACAAGCGTTGCGCTGGCCGCGATGGGGTTGCTCTCAATGCTCGTGGTCGCCAAACGGCGCGCACTGTAA
- a CDS encoding DUF1559 domain-containing protein — MPNRRAAIAGKSSSVPRRAPQLRRSRCAGFTIIELLVVVAIIGLLVAVLLPAVQAARESARRVQCQHQLRQLALGAHIYHDFQAMFPSGVDQSEFNLPPVYRCFSLFTYLLPHLEETSRALQWQLADPLLNTTGGAAAQTAAVINTFVCPSDIIPDNPILSSQGWYQALTSYGGNGGTRSYFLPYATVDGIFFSTGPASEPVLHQRQVRIADIIDGTNATILMGERSHTDPNFESFGEAGWVDRLSQWGWWAVSAGRKAAGHVTMSSYAPLNYRLPFDFNGRATAVPPATDPNVFQYYFDSRICAWGSNHPGGANLAFADGSVRFVADRIPLVTLQSLSTRAGGEVTGDN; from the coding sequence ATGCCAAATCGACGCGCCGCGATCGCGGGGAAGTCCAGCTCGGTGCCGAGGCGCGCCCCGCAACTTCGTCGTTCGCGTTGCGCAGGTTTCACGATTATCGAGCTGTTGGTGGTCGTCGCGATCATCGGGCTGCTGGTGGCGGTGTTGCTCCCGGCCGTCCAAGCTGCCCGGGAAAGCGCGCGCCGCGTCCAGTGTCAGCATCAGCTCAGACAACTGGCGCTAGGCGCGCACATCTATCACGATTTTCAGGCGATGTTTCCGTCAGGCGTCGACCAGTCGGAGTTCAACCTTCCGCCGGTTTACCGCTGCTTTTCGTTGTTTACGTACCTGCTGCCGCATCTGGAAGAGACGTCGCGTGCCCTGCAGTGGCAACTGGCCGATCCGCTGTTGAACACCACCGGCGGCGCCGCCGCGCAAACGGCGGCCGTCATCAATACGTTCGTATGTCCCTCCGATATAATTCCTGATAATCCCATCCTTAGCAGCCAGGGATGGTATCAGGCGTTGACCAGTTACGGCGGCAATGGCGGGACACGATCGTATTTTTTGCCATACGCCACGGTCGATGGCATTTTCTTCTCCACAGGCCCTGCTTCGGAGCCGGTGCTGCATCAACGGCAAGTGCGCATCGCCGACATCATTGATGGAACGAACGCCACGATATTGATGGGGGAGCGCAGCCACACGGATCCGAATTTCGAATCGTTCGGCGAGGCGGGCTGGGTCGACCGGCTGTCGCAATGGGGTTGGTGGGCCGTCTCGGCGGGACGCAAAGCAGCGGGTCATGTAACGATGAGCTCGTACGCGCCGCTGAACTATCGTCTGCCGTTCGATTTCAATGGCCGGGCCACGGCCGTTCCGCCCGCCACGGATCCAAACGTTTTTCAGTACTACTTCGACTCGCGCATCTGCGCATGGGGAAGCAATCATCCAGGCGGAGCAAACCTGGCGTTCGCTGATGGCTCGGTGCGCTTCGTCGCGGATCGAATCCCACTCGTAACCTTGCAAAGCCTCTCCACGCGCGCCGGGGGCGAGGTAACGGGCGACAATTGA
- a CDS encoding glycosyltransferase family 2 protein, protein MSRFPPPNPHAPALTLLSIVIPARDEEGSVAATVEHLHLELRLQQIPHEIVVVDDGSQDQTWEILEALRASIPELSPIRNTGQHGFGRAIVHGINAARGDALAIMMADESDDARDVARYWHVINEGYDAVFGSRFIKGGGVVDYPRIKYVMNRLANLFIKMLFRIPLNDTTNACKAYRMAALDGLRPFLSPHFNLTVELPLKTIVRGYSWTVIPITWRNRRSGVAKLKIREMGSRYLFIVLYCWLEKYFSRGDYRKVDDEVAQRIS, encoded by the coding sequence ATGAGCCGATTTCCTCCTCCCAATCCGCACGCTCCGGCTTTGACTTTATTGTCGATCGTCATCCCTGCGCGCGATGAAGAAGGGTCCGTGGCCGCGACGGTCGAGCACCTGCACCTCGAGCTGCGTCTGCAGCAGATCCCGCACGAGATCGTCGTTGTCGACGACGGTAGCCAGGACCAGACCTGGGAAATCCTCGAAGCGCTGCGCGCCTCGATTCCCGAGTTGAGCCCGATCCGCAATACCGGGCAGCACGGCTTCGGCCGGGCCATCGTACACGGCATCAACGCCGCACGTGGCGACGCACTGGCGATCATGATGGCGGACGAATCGGATGACGCCCGCGACGTGGCGCGCTATTGGCACGTCATCAACGAAGGATATGACGCGGTGTTCGGTAGTCGCTTCATCAAGGGGGGCGGTGTCGTCGACTATCCGCGGATCAAGTACGTGATGAACCGCCTGGCCAATTTGTTCATCAAGATGCTGTTCCGCATTCCCTTGAACGACACTACCAATGCTTGCAAAGCCTATCGCATGGCGGCACTCGACGGATTGCGGCCGTTTCTGTCGCCACACTTCAACCTGACGGTCGAGCTGCCGCTGAAGACCATCGTGCGCGGATACAGTTGGACCGTGATCCCCATCACATGGCGCAATCGGCGCAGCGGCGTCGCGAAGCTGAAAATCCGCGAGATGGGAAGCCGGTACCTGTTCATCGTCTTGTACTGTTGGCTGGAGAAATACTTCAGTCGCGGCGATTATCGCAAGGTCGACGACGAGGTCGCGCAGAGAATTTCATGA
- a CDS encoding tetratricopeptide repeat protein encodes MSVAPTADQMLRGEPDETPRHVRLKALGVAVTAGLVIVFMFTPRFVVWRGMIVARRLPFPEIHRAFDTLYQLQDLWAPADSHSNAVLAWRLLFPGIWYYGQLPALWFFALPFIGCVVTLWLVAWLNYRRLESWRLTWLATALFAALPWFFVSTGWLAYFDSWLMMGLLVVGFVPSRVALGLTCLLTPWIDERFVLALPVAIAVRLVALGYVEDRNWRAALVDLAVIVAASVPYPAIRAISWWRGDPGSSGYIERHWNEVQSVPVSRFLEGLWSGFRVSWLLIGAALCFTAQRLGARWGFLFAVLVIASSVASLFVAADMSRSLIIETPVMLLGIWLWGDLKLPRYSYVLSAILAANLLLPAAHVVWPFKIPIRYLYTEIDRYREPPVEFAADTYFQAAKMMREKGDRAEAERNYEIAIRLDHQFAPAYLGRASIRLEEGNVDDALADLETALKIKPDLPDALLMRAAIRRSRGEIFPAIEDLREALATAPADWPFREQTQSFLNDMTPKLSAPPPKESP; translated from the coding sequence ATGAGCGTGGCCCCGACAGCGGATCAGATGCTTCGCGGCGAGCCGGACGAGACTCCGCGCCACGTCAGGCTGAAGGCATTGGGGGTCGCCGTCACGGCAGGACTAGTCATCGTTTTCATGTTCACGCCGCGCTTCGTCGTATGGCGCGGCATGATCGTGGCACGGCGCCTGCCATTCCCGGAGATCCATCGCGCGTTCGATACTCTCTATCAACTTCAGGATTTATGGGCGCCGGCCGATTCCCACTCGAACGCCGTCCTGGCCTGGCGCTTGCTGTTCCCGGGCATCTGGTACTACGGACAACTGCCGGCGCTATGGTTCTTCGCGCTCCCCTTTATCGGCTGCGTCGTGACGCTGTGGTTGGTCGCGTGGTTGAACTACCGCCGATTGGAAAGCTGGCGGCTGACGTGGCTCGCAACGGCGCTCTTTGCCGCACTTCCTTGGTTTTTCGTCTCGACAGGATGGCTCGCGTATTTCGATTCCTGGTTAATGATGGGATTGCTGGTCGTCGGCTTTGTTCCCTCGCGCGTGGCTCTAGGCCTGACATGTTTGTTAACGCCCTGGATCGACGAGCGGTTCGTGCTCGCTTTGCCCGTTGCGATCGCGGTGCGACTGGTCGCGCTGGGCTACGTCGAGGATCGCAACTGGCGCGCTGCGCTAGTTGATCTGGCCGTGATCGTCGCCGCCAGCGTTCCGTATCCCGCCATCCGAGCCATCTCCTGGTGGCGAGGTGATCCGGGATCGTCAGGATACATCGAGCGGCATTGGAACGAAGTGCAAAGCGTGCCGGTCTCAAGATTTCTCGAAGGGCTCTGGTCCGGCTTTCGCGTTAGTTGGCTCTTGATCGGCGCCGCGCTGTGCTTCACGGCGCAACGTCTGGGCGCGCGATGGGGCTTCCTCTTCGCCGTGCTCGTGATCGCTAGCTCCGTCGCTTCGTTGTTCGTTGCCGCCGACATGTCCCGCTCGCTAATCATCGAAACGCCGGTGATGCTGCTGGGCATCTGGTTGTGGGGCGATCTGAAGCTGCCGCGATATAGCTACGTTCTTTCGGCCATTCTGGCGGCGAATCTGCTTCTGCCAGCGGCGCACGTAGTATGGCCGTTCAAGATTCCGATCCGCTATCTGTATACCGAGATCGATCGCTACCGCGAACCGCCTGTCGAGTTTGCAGCCGACACCTATTTTCAGGCGGCCAAGATGATGCGAGAAAAGGGAGATCGCGCCGAAGCTGAACGAAACTACGAAATAGCAATCCGCCTCGACCATCAATTCGCACCAGCGTACTTGGGTCGGGCCTCGATCCGGCTCGAGGAAGGAAACGTCGACGACGCACTGGCCGATCTGGAAACGGCCCTGAAAATCAAACCGGACCTACCCGACGCACTATTGATGCGCGCCGCGATCAGGCGGTCGCGCGGCGAGATATTCCCGGCGATCGAGGATCTGCGCGAGGCGCTTGCCACGGCGCCCGCCGACTGGCCTTTTCGCGAGCAAACGCAATCATTCCTGAACGATATGACGCCGAAACTTTCAGCACCGCCGCCGAAAGAATCTCCTTAA
- a CDS encoding substrate-binding domain-containing protein, producing the protein MENLKNRLKTARLARGWSQDELARASGVSRSGISAIEIERLVPSAAAALRLAKVFDCRVEDLFSLDDDGPSAPAWATSPQGACRYWQAEVDGRLLAYPADTFGDITTAHDGMFDGTSMHPAEQFAAERTLVMACCDPAVGLLAEELARHANVRLLILSRSSSQALELLRNRQVHVAGVHLSHAAEDGNATAIEETLGRTAQYKLLRAARWEEGLAITPDRRMNSIRSVLAARLRWIGREAGSGAHQCLTEIRRDRTPPKHNAHSHRGVAETIRSGLADVGVCLRLVSEQAGLNFLSVREEAYDLCFAADQMHDPRIAALVEAIRSPGYRKLLSELPGYSAVDAGGLQSVGATSTERPFSSSNS; encoded by the coding sequence ATGGAAAACTTGAAGAATCGCCTGAAAACTGCCCGGCTCGCGCGGGGCTGGTCGCAAGACGAGTTGGCCCGCGCGAGCGGCGTGTCGCGCAGCGGCATTAGCGCCATTGAGATCGAGCGACTGGTCCCTTCGGCGGCAGCGGCCTTGCGACTGGCGAAGGTCTTCGATTGCCGGGTCGAAGATCTGTTCAGCCTCGACGACGACGGTCCGTCCGCTCCCGCCTGGGCCACATCTCCGCAAGGGGCATGCCGTTATTGGCAGGCCGAGGTCGATGGCCGGCTGCTGGCCTATCCGGCTGACACGTTCGGAGATATCACCACGGCCCACGATGGAATGTTCGACGGAACATCCATGCACCCGGCCGAGCAATTCGCGGCCGAGCGAACTCTGGTCATGGCTTGCTGCGATCCGGCGGTGGGGCTGTTGGCCGAGGAGCTGGCACGGCACGCGAACGTTCGTCTGCTCATTCTGTCGCGCTCCAGCAGTCAGGCACTGGAACTTTTGCGGAATCGCCAGGTACACGTGGCGGGAGTGCATCTGTCGCATGCCGCTGAAGACGGCAATGCCACAGCTATTGAAGAGACACTTGGCCGCACCGCGCAGTACAAGTTGCTGCGCGCCGCGCGCTGGGAGGAGGGGCTCGCGATCACGCCCGACCGTCGCATGAATTCAATCCGATCCGTGCTGGCGGCGCGGCTGCGCTGGATTGGCCGCGAGGCCGGCAGCGGCGCTCACCAATGTCTCACCGAAATCCGCCGCGACCGAACACCCCCCAAGCACAATGCGCATAGTCATCGTGGCGTGGCCGAGACGATCCGCTCGGGCCTGGCCGACGTAGGTGTTTGTTTGCGGCTGGTCAGCGAACAAGCAGGACTCAACTTCTTAAGCGTCCGTGAAGAAGCGTACGACCTTTGTTTCGCGGCCGACCAAATGCACGATCCGCGCATCGCGGCACTCGTCGAAGCCATCCGCTCGCCGGGATATCGAAAACTCTTGAGCGAATTGCCCGGCTATTCGGCCGTCGACGCCGGCGGCTTGCAGAGTGTCGGGGCGACCTCGACCGAGAGACCATTCTCCTCGTCGAATTCGTAG
- a CDS encoding NAD-dependent epimerase/dehydratase family protein, protein MQIFITGICGFVGSSLALAFRERLPDAAISGIDNFIRPGSETNLARLRAAGVRVDHRDIRCESDFETLPKCDWIIDAAANPTVLAGVDGRTSSRQLVEHNLLGTVNVLEYARRSSAGLVLLSTSRVYGISALTKVPLGVTDDAFCFESAVPAPRGCSAAGISEDFSTRAPISLYGATKLASESLALEYGQTFKFPVVINRCGVLAGEGQFGVAEQGIFSFWIRAYALRRPLKYIGFDGTGHQVRDALHPDDLSDLLIRQMKQPDRSGGEIWNVGGGSHNAMSLAQLSRWCAGEFGAHEIAAAREPRPFDVPWVVMDSRRVASTFDWQPQVALPRILAQIAAHHRQNPDWFLLAQPR, encoded by the coding sequence ATGCAGATTTTCATCACAGGCATTTGTGGTTTCGTCGGCAGCTCCTTGGCGCTCGCGTTTCGCGAACGCCTGCCGGACGCCGCGATCTCGGGCATCGACAACTTCATCCGGCCCGGCAGCGAAACGAATCTGGCGCGGCTGCGCGCCGCGGGCGTACGGGTCGACCATCGCGACATCCGTTGCGAAAGCGATTTCGAGACGCTGCCTAAATGTGACTGGATCATCGACGCGGCCGCCAACCCCACGGTGCTGGCCGGCGTGGACGGACGCACCAGCAGCCGTCAATTGGTCGAGCACAACCTACTGGGCACGGTCAACGTCCTGGAATACGCACGCCGTAGCAGCGCCGGGCTGGTGCTGCTGTCGACGAGCCGGGTGTATGGAATCTCGGCGTTGACTAAGGTGCCGCTCGGCGTGACAGACGATGCCTTTTGCTTCGAGTCCGCGGTGCCGGCGCCGAGGGGCTGTTCGGCAGCCGGTATCAGCGAAGACTTTTCAACCCGGGCTCCTATCTCGCTGTACGGCGCGACCAAGCTGGCGTCCGAATCGCTGGCCCTGGAATACGGCCAAACTTTCAAATTTCCCGTTGTCATAAATCGTTGCGGCGTGCTGGCCGGCGAAGGACAATTTGGTGTCGCCGAACAAGGGATCTTTTCGTTTTGGATCCGGGCGTACGCACTGCGGCGACCGCTGAAATATATTGGTTTCGACGGCACCGGCCACCAGGTGCGCGACGCTTTGCATCCTGACGATTTGAGTGACCTGTTGATTCGCCAGATGAAACAGCCCGACCGCAGCGGCGGTGAAATCTGGAACGTCGGCGGCGGCTCGCATAATGCCATGTCGTTGGCGCAGTTGAGCCGGTGGTGCGCCGGCGAGTTCGGCGCGCACGAGATTGCCGCGGCGCGCGAGCCGCGTCCGTTCGACGTACCGTGGGTCGTGATGGATAGTCGCCGTGTGGCCAGCACGTTTGACTGGCAGCCCCAGGTGGCATTGCCGCGCATCCTGGCTCAGATAGCCGCACATCATCGTCAAAATCCTGATTGGTTCCTGCTGGCGCAGCCCCGATGA
- a CDS encoding AMP-binding protein — protein sequence MSEGIRERWRQVVRQSMCHVDGPADDRYWCPELETVPREQLRAIQEERVVLAYQYLWECSPFYRAKFEREGLTADSVRSLADLGKVPVTRREEWLENQEANPPWGTFSPLRQEDWTERGWMLFTTSGTTAAQPRVFRHTTHDRDLWSWLGARALYAMGTRRGDIAINCFGYGTSVAFWGLHYALNLMGVPVISGGGANTERRAFFIQTYRPTMLLCTPSYALYLGRVMQDAGHSPQESSIRMIVAAGEPGPCIPATKKRIEDLWHASLHDDFGCTEVAMSPLGYTCREQVRRADGQVDVHLMEDAYLPEVLHHETMQPVGPGESGVLVVSNLFSESQPILRYVMGDWISVTTEPCLCGRTHARAIGGLKGRNDELIKIRGLMFFPAVIEDSVRRLPEVGDEFKIEIRHVDDMDRIKITVEPSSQIPKGSYATPQDRIARSLKGSLGIDVDVALVPFGTLPRTEFKAKRLFDLREKAF from the coding sequence ATGAGCGAGGGCATCCGCGAACGCTGGCGGCAGGTTGTGCGGCAGTCGATGTGCCATGTCGACGGTCCGGCCGACGACCGCTATTGGTGTCCTGAGCTAGAAACTGTCCCACGCGAGCAGCTTCGCGCGATTCAAGAAGAGCGGGTCGTACTCGCCTATCAATACCTGTGGGAGTGCAGCCCCTTCTATCGGGCCAAGTTCGAACGTGAGGGTCTGACCGCCGATAGTGTCCGCTCGTTGGCCGACCTGGGCAAAGTCCCTGTCACGCGCCGCGAGGAATGGCTCGAAAACCAAGAGGCGAATCCCCCCTGGGGCACCTTCTCGCCCCTGCGGCAGGAAGACTGGACCGAGCGCGGTTGGATGCTCTTCACCACTTCGGGCACCACGGCCGCGCAGCCGCGCGTTTTCCGCCACACCACCCACGACCGCGACCTGTGGAGTTGGCTCGGCGCACGCGCTTTGTACGCCATGGGGACCCGCCGCGGCGATATCGCGATTAATTGCTTCGGCTATGGCACCTCGGTTGCTTTCTGGGGACTGCACTACGCCCTGAACCTGATGGGCGTGCCCGTGATCTCGGGAGGTGGTGCCAATACAGAGCGGCGGGCGTTTTTCATCCAGACCTACCGCCCGACGATGTTACTTTGCACGCCGTCTTACGCTCTCTATCTAGGACGTGTGATGCAGGATGCCGGCCATTCGCCGCAGGAGAGCTCGATCCGCATGATCGTGGCTGCCGGCGAGCCGGGGCCTTGCATTCCCGCGACCAAGAAACGGATCGAAGACCTGTGGCACGCTTCGCTGCACGATGATTTCGGCTGCACCGAGGTCGCGATGAGCCCGCTGGGCTACACCTGCCGGGAACAAGTGCGCCGGGCCGATGGCCAGGTCGACGTCCATTTGATGGAGGATGCCTACCTGCCCGAAGTCTTGCATCACGAAACGATGCAGCCGGTCGGGCCGGGCGAGTCGGGCGTGTTGGTCGTCAGCAACCTGTTTAGCGAGTCGCAACCGATTTTGCGCTACGTCATGGGGGATTGGATTAGCGTCACGACCGAGCCGTGCCTATGCGGCCGGACGCACGCTCGCGCCATCGGCGGTTTGAAGGGGCGCAACGACGAATTGATCAAGATTCGTGGCCTGATGTTCTTCCCGGCCGTGATCGAAGACAGTGTCCGCCGTCTGCCCGAGGTGGGGGACGAATTCAAAATCGAGATTCGCCACGTCGACGACATGGATCGCATCAAGATCACGGTCGAACCAAGCTCGCAGATTCCGAAGGGAAGCTATGCGACGCCGCAGGATCGCATCGCACGATCGTTAAAGGGGTCGCTCGGCATCGACGTCGACGTCGCGCTCGTCCCCTTTGGCACCTTGCCGCGCACGGAATTCAAGGCAAAGCGGTTGTTCGACCTGCGTGAGAAGGCCTTCTGA